The Catenulispora sp. MAP5-51 genome segment ATGTTCCCGCCTGGTCACCGCGATGGTGGCTGGAGCGGGGACCGCGGCCAGGATCGTCGCCGTCTGCCTGAACTGCTCCAAGCACACCGCGCAGGGAGGGCAGCGCCGTAAGTGCTCCACGAACAGCGCCTCCTGTTC includes the following:
- a CDS encoding anti-sigma factor; the protein is MTCEEFVELISVYLDAVLEAEQEALFVEHLRRCPPCAVCLEQFRQTATILAAVPAPATIAVTRREHLLAAFRAAHG